One part of the Xanthocytophaga agilis genome encodes these proteins:
- a CDS encoding glycosyl hydrolase 115 family protein, whose protein sequence is MKVLLLSTRFWLALTSLFIGSASVAYSQNPYVTTQAGKDRFLLSASGKSTSLLVSSQDYPGVIRAAKNLQADIKLVTQTEPSFFTDKVTNQKTIVIAGTLGKSPLVDQLVQSHKLDVSALTGKWEMFQTQIIDNPFPNVTQALVIVGSDKRGTIYGIYDLSAQIGVSPWYWWADVPVAQKKELYVLPGVHSAGEPKVKYRGIFINDEAPALSGWVKEKFGDFNHAFYEKVFELILRQKGNYLWPAMWGHAFYDDDPLNPKLADEYGVVIGTSHHEPLMRAHDEWRRYGSGKWNYQTNDAKLKDFWKSSIQRMGTNESIVSIGMRGDGDEPMTEGTAIALLEKIVADQRQIIQDVTGKQPAATPQLWALYKEVQDYYDKGMRVPDDVTLLLCDDNWGNIRKLPKLTDKPRSGGYGIYYHFDYVGGPRNYKWLNTNPIARVWEQMHLAYQYKANQIWIVNVGDIKPMEFPISFFLDYAWNPDQLPAEQLEQYTQRWAEKQFGSKYAREIASILDRYTRYNGRRKPELLSPATYSLTHYHEAENVVTAYNSLAAEAEKIYNSLPTPYKDAYYQLVLHPVKACANLNDLYVTVAQNHLYASQGRAITNKLADQAKELFTKDAEISAYYNKTLAGGKWSHMMDQTHIGYTYWQQPPRDSMPAVKTIELPVKSEIGIAIDGSDSWWPQAKEEAVLPTYSQNSSLVPYIDVFNRGQSAFMYSVSSPVSWLSFSSAKGTITDQQRINLQVNWSKVPAGLQRIPITVTGPANSKVVVQAVIDNTPKVGKGFSDSNGYISIEAEHYSKAVGTDITWKKIPTLGRTLSGVTPFPVTASSQSPEANSPHLEYTVQTKSAGEVKIHAYLSPTLNFTAGQGLRYAISIDDETPQILNIHMGETNHKWEQWVANNINIQVSSHQLTKPGEHVIKFWMVDPGIVLQKLVVDTGGLQSSYLGPPESSLPLKF, encoded by the coding sequence ATGAAAGTCCTTTTGTTATCTACCAGATTCTGGCTGGCATTAACAAGTTTGTTTATAGGAAGTGCATCTGTTGCCTATTCTCAGAATCCCTATGTGACCACTCAAGCAGGAAAAGACCGTTTCCTGCTTTCTGCATCAGGAAAATCCACTTCTCTGCTGGTGAGTTCTCAAGACTATCCGGGTGTAATACGGGCAGCAAAAAACCTACAGGCTGATATAAAACTCGTCACACAAACCGAGCCTTCTTTCTTTACGGATAAAGTTACAAACCAAAAAACTATAGTCATTGCAGGCACACTTGGCAAAAGCCCATTGGTTGATCAGTTAGTACAATCCCATAAACTGGATGTATCTGCACTCACAGGAAAGTGGGAAATGTTTCAGACCCAGATTATCGACAATCCATTTCCTAATGTAACGCAGGCTCTGGTTATTGTAGGTAGCGACAAAAGAGGTACCATCTACGGCATCTATGATTTGTCTGCACAGATTGGTGTTTCTCCATGGTACTGGTGGGCAGATGTGCCTGTTGCTCAAAAAAAAGAATTGTATGTCTTACCGGGAGTGCACTCAGCAGGAGAGCCCAAAGTAAAATATAGAGGTATTTTTATCAACGACGAAGCACCTGCACTATCAGGTTGGGTAAAAGAAAAATTTGGAGACTTCAATCATGCCTTCTATGAGAAAGTATTCGAACTTATCCTGCGTCAAAAAGGCAATTACCTCTGGCCTGCTATGTGGGGACATGCCTTTTATGATGATGATCCACTCAATCCTAAGCTGGCAGATGAGTATGGAGTTGTGATAGGAACTTCTCACCACGAACCATTGATGCGAGCACACGATGAATGGAGAAGATACGGATCAGGCAAATGGAACTATCAAACCAATGACGCCAAACTAAAAGATTTCTGGAAGAGTAGCATCCAACGCATGGGAACCAATGAAAGCATTGTATCCATAGGAATGCGCGGTGATGGAGACGAACCTATGACAGAAGGAACTGCCATTGCATTACTGGAAAAAATTGTAGCCGATCAGCGACAAATTATACAAGATGTAACGGGTAAACAACCTGCTGCAACCCCACAGCTTTGGGCCTTATACAAAGAAGTACAGGATTACTATGACAAAGGAATGCGAGTACCTGATGATGTAACCTTGCTGCTTTGTGATGATAACTGGGGCAATATCCGTAAGTTACCTAAACTAACAGACAAACCACGATCAGGCGGCTATGGTATTTATTACCACTTTGATTATGTTGGTGGACCACGAAATTACAAATGGCTCAATACCAATCCTATTGCACGCGTATGGGAACAAATGCATCTGGCCTATCAATACAAAGCGAACCAGATATGGATTGTCAATGTGGGAGATATCAAACCAATGGAGTTTCCGATTTCATTCTTCCTGGATTATGCATGGAATCCGGATCAGTTGCCCGCAGAGCAGTTGGAACAGTATACACAAAGATGGGCAGAGAAGCAGTTCGGTTCTAAATACGCACGAGAAATCGCATCAATACTGGACAGATATACAAGATACAATGGTCGACGCAAACCGGAACTTCTATCTCCTGCTACCTATAGTCTGACACATTACCATGAAGCAGAAAATGTAGTAACGGCCTATAATTCCCTTGCGGCTGAGGCTGAGAAAATTTACAATTCTCTTCCTACCCCATACAAAGATGCCTATTATCAGTTGGTACTGCACCCTGTAAAAGCCTGTGCGAATCTGAATGATTTGTATGTAACTGTTGCTCAAAATCATCTGTATGCATCTCAGGGTAGAGCTATAACTAATAAGTTAGCAGATCAGGCCAAAGAGTTGTTTACCAAAGATGCCGAAATCTCGGCCTACTACAACAAAACACTGGCTGGTGGCAAATGGAGCCACATGATGGACCAAACACATATTGGTTATACGTACTGGCAGCAGCCACCCAGAGATTCTATGCCAGCTGTGAAAACAATAGAACTACCTGTTAAATCTGAAATAGGTATAGCCATAGATGGATCAGATTCATGGTGGCCTCAGGCAAAGGAAGAAGCTGTTTTACCGACCTATTCCCAAAATAGTTCTTTGGTACCTTATATAGATGTATTTAACAGAGGTCAGTCAGCCTTTATGTATAGCGTAAGCTCGCCTGTGTCCTGGTTATCCTTTTCATCTGCTAAAGGAACAATAACGGATCAACAACGAATAAACCTACAAGTCAATTGGTCCAAAGTACCAGCAGGGCTACAACGAATTCCTATCACCGTCACAGGTCCTGCTAATAGCAAAGTTGTTGTGCAAGCTGTAATTGATAATACTCCTAAGGTTGGCAAAGGTTTTTCAGATAGTAATGGGTATATTTCTATAGAGGCAGAACATTACAGCAAAGCAGTAGGCACTGATATTACCTGGAAAAAAATTCCAACTCTTGGACGTACCTTATCAGGAGTCACTCCATTTCCGGTTACAGCTTCCAGTCAGTCGCCAGAAGCAAATAGCCCTCATTTGGAGTATACGGTACAAACAAAGTCAGCTGGAGAAGTAAAAATACACGCCTATCTGTCTCCGACCTTAAACTTTACTGCTGGTCAGGGACTTCGCTATGCCATCTCAATAGATGATGAAACACCACAAATACTAAACATACATATGGGTGAAACCAATCATAAATGGGAACAATGGGTAGCTAACAATATTAACATTCAGGTTTCTAGCCATCAACTCACGAAACCTGGCGAACATGTGATCAAATTCTGGATGGTAGACCCAGGCATAGTATTGCAAAAGCTGGTTGTCGATACAGGAGGGTTACAATCCAGTTACCTAGGCCCTCCCGAAAGCTCACTACCTCTCAAATTTTAG
- a CDS encoding M28 family metallopeptidase — protein MQLFALKNLLLQKRPSITGLFLFIALTAAGQDMTRARATLKTLTSPEFHGRGYVNQGDRIAADFLKSRFSDMGLKPFGNSYFQPFTLDVNTYPGKVSLKINKTDLAPGKDFLVNPISQKGKGSARIMQLPPRLFTDTIVQSAFLKQNLSRKAIVYLSADYGKFTDNPDLLEKLHTAKALIELQKEKLTATVSTAALSHPTFEIVRKDWDTAAQKIKFRVDAKLIKNYQTQNVVGFVEGKAHPEEFVVITAHYDHLGQLGKDVYFPGANDNASGVTLLLELAQYYAKPENQPEYSIAFIAFAAEEAGLLGSKYYTDHPLFPLNQIHFLINLDLMGAGDEGIMMVNGLRLEQEFGLFNKINEEKHYFTKLQKRDNAPNSDHFFFARKGVKACFFYTLGNPKFYHDIYDRAETLPLAKFPETFGLLTDFIKQYP, from the coding sequence ATGCAGCTTTTTGCTCTAAAGAACCTATTGCTTCAGAAACGGCCCTCGATAACAGGGCTGTTTCTTTTTATTGCCCTCACAGCAGCAGGGCAGGATATGACCCGCGCCCGGGCTACTTTGAAAACGCTTACCTCTCCTGAATTTCACGGACGAGGATATGTGAATCAAGGGGATCGGATTGCTGCTGATTTTCTGAAAAGCCGGTTTTCAGATATGGGATTAAAGCCATTTGGAAACTCTTACTTTCAGCCCTTTACACTGGATGTGAATACCTATCCAGGAAAGGTGTCATTGAAGATCAATAAGACAGATCTTGCACCCGGAAAAGACTTTCTGGTAAATCCTATTTCCCAAAAAGGAAAGGGAAGTGCCCGGATCATGCAATTACCTCCTCGTTTATTTACGGATACTATAGTTCAGTCCGCCTTTCTCAAACAAAATCTGTCACGTAAGGCTATCGTTTACCTTTCTGCTGATTATGGAAAGTTTACAGATAATCCGGATCTATTGGAGAAGCTGCATACAGCTAAAGCTTTGATTGAACTGCAGAAAGAAAAGCTGACTGCCACTGTATCAACTGCCGCTTTGAGTCATCCCACTTTTGAGATAGTTCGTAAAGACTGGGATACGGCTGCTCAGAAAATCAAGTTTAGAGTAGACGCGAAGCTTATTAAGAATTATCAGACGCAGAATGTGGTTGGTTTTGTGGAAGGGAAAGCCCATCCGGAAGAATTTGTTGTGATCACGGCTCACTATGATCACTTAGGGCAGTTGGGCAAAGATGTCTACTTTCCGGGAGCCAACGATAATGCATCGGGTGTAACACTTTTGCTGGAACTGGCTCAGTATTATGCAAAGCCTGAAAATCAGCCTGAATACTCCATTGCTTTTATTGCCTTTGCAGCAGAAGAAGCGGGTCTGTTAGGTTCTAAGTATTATACAGACCATCCCTTATTTCCCCTGAATCAGATTCATTTTCTGATTAACCTGGATCTGATGGGAGCTGGAGATGAGGGGATTATGATGGTAAACGGATTACGTCTGGAACAAGAGTTCGGCTTGTTCAATAAGATCAATGAAGAGAAGCATTACTTTACCAAATTACAGAAGCGGGATAATGCTCCCAACTCTGATCATTTTTTCTTTGCACGCAAGGGTGTAAAGGCCTGTTTTTTCTATACACTGGGTAATCCCAAGTTTTACCATGATATTTATGATCGAGCAGAAACATTGCCTTTGGCTAAGTTTCCGGAAACGTTTGGGTTGCTTACAGATTTTATTAAACAATATCCGTAA
- the gcvH gene encoding glycine cleavage system protein GcvH, with protein sequence MNFPSELKYTKEHEWIRIEGDVAYVGITEFAQRELGDIVYVDINTVGQEVAKDEIFGTVEAVKTVSDLYLPVSGTVLEFNADLNTAPELVNSDPYGKGWMVKISISEASQLDGLLSADAYSALVG encoded by the coding sequence ATGAACTTTCCAAGTGAATTGAAGTACACCAAAGAACACGAATGGATACGCATTGAAGGCGATGTTGCCTATGTAGGAATTACAGAATTTGCACAGCGTGAGCTTGGCGACATTGTCTATGTAGATATCAATACAGTAGGACAGGAAGTAGCTAAAGATGAGATATTTGGTACTGTAGAGGCTGTAAAAACTGTATCTGATCTGTATCTTCCGGTGTCTGGTACTGTACTGGAGTTTAACGCAGATCTGAACACTGCGCCTGAGTTGGTAAATTCTGATCCTTATGGAAAAGGATGGATGGTGAAGATCTCTATTTCTGAGGCATCCCAACTGGATGGACTTCTGTCTGCAGATGCATACAGTGCATTGGTAGGTTAA
- a CDS encoding peptidase domain-containing ABC transporter, with protein sequence MDKRKITKLLQKIAELSGQKVTPMQLSGNDHQLDREYTIKDIHKFIDELTYKGQKAGLTFLQNHLRPEEVASFLENITFPVIFFQQVSPDKIEPLLIYRDKNDDLVGEYPDSETVFKESQIRDLSRQFLTQQQATDPRQNGHVIFVTSFPVHYLADQPTGDENKETIAPPTPLKRLLNLLGSERKDISYIYVYAIVVGLISLVLPLGIQAMIRLISGGMIFSSVVVIITVVIIGLLASGGLQIMQISLVEILQQRIFAKAAFEFTYRVPKIRLDALSKYYPPELMNRFFDVINVQKSLPKLLVDLTGAVLQILFGLILLSFYHPFFLAFSVLLVGIIALIFKITGPNGLKTSLTESKYKYKIVYWLEEIARTVNSFRLAGDTNLHMQKMDDYVSNYLYYRKSHFSVLRTQLIYIVIFKVLIIGGLLILGTLLVVDRQITLGQFVASEIVIVLVVAAVEKIIVNMDTVYDLLTAVEKIGTVTDMPLENERGAPLELNTNSQGMEVAIKDLRYQYAMGDKALEGVSFTIKAGEKVAIAGMHAAGKHTLAKLLAGVMTDYTGSITYNQISLRDIHPSSLRPIVSNYLFEDAVFSGSILENVAMNRPGISYEDVRWALTNVGLQHYMNKLPEGLYTHIGADGQHPSEGVTHKILFARAIVSKPKLLVVKDTLPEMCRTDRTQLIQFMTSREMPWTLVVVSNDAMLLSQCDKVLVFDDGHLVTQGSYQQVKDHPVLREAILQD encoded by the coding sequence ATGGACAAAAGAAAAATCACAAAACTATTACAAAAAATCGCAGAGCTGTCGGGGCAAAAAGTCACGCCCATGCAACTTAGCGGAAACGATCATCAGCTTGATAGAGAATATACAATTAAAGACATTCATAAATTTATTGATGAGCTCACCTATAAAGGACAAAAAGCAGGCCTTACATTCTTACAAAATCATTTACGCCCTGAAGAAGTAGCCTCTTTTTTAGAAAATATAACCTTTCCTGTTATCTTTTTCCAACAGGTTAGTCCTGACAAAATAGAACCATTGCTTATCTATAGAGATAAAAATGATGATCTGGTTGGAGAATATCCCGATTCGGAAACTGTATTTAAAGAATCTCAGATACGTGATCTAAGCCGGCAATTCCTGACTCAACAACAGGCAACGGATCCCCGACAAAATGGACACGTCATCTTTGTAACTTCATTTCCGGTTCACTATCTCGCCGACCAGCCAACAGGAGATGAAAATAAAGAAACTATTGCACCTCCTACTCCACTCAAAAGGCTACTCAACTTATTAGGCTCCGAACGAAAAGATATCTCCTATATATATGTCTATGCTATTGTAGTAGGTCTGATTAGTCTGGTGCTTCCTTTAGGGATTCAGGCAATGATCCGACTTATATCCGGTGGGATGATCTTTAGTTCAGTAGTTGTAATTATTACTGTTGTTATCATTGGATTATTGGCATCTGGAGGCTTACAGATCATGCAAATCTCCCTGGTTGAGATCTTGCAGCAACGTATTTTTGCCAAAGCTGCATTCGAATTTACATACCGTGTTCCCAAAATCCGGTTGGATGCTTTATCCAAATATTATCCTCCGGAATTAATGAACCGTTTCTTTGATGTGATCAATGTGCAGAAGTCTTTACCCAAGCTATTGGTGGATCTGACAGGAGCGGTACTTCAGATTTTGTTTGGATTAATCCTGTTGTCTTTCTACCATCCTTTCTTCCTTGCATTCAGCGTATTACTGGTAGGTATCATTGCCTTAATCTTTAAAATAACAGGCCCAAATGGTTTGAAAACCAGCCTGACTGAATCAAAATATAAATATAAGATTGTATACTGGCTTGAAGAGATTGCCCGCACTGTCAACAGTTTCCGTCTGGCAGGCGATACTAATCTGCATATGCAAAAGATGGACGACTATGTAAGTAACTATCTTTACTATCGGAAAAGTCATTTCAGTGTGTTACGTACCCAATTAATCTATATTGTTATTTTTAAGGTACTGATCATTGGTGGTTTACTTATTCTGGGAACCCTGCTGGTGGTAGACCGCCAGATTACACTGGGTCAGTTTGTAGCCTCTGAGATTGTAATAGTACTGGTAGTGGCTGCGGTAGAAAAGATTATTGTCAACATGGACACTGTCTATGATTTGCTTACAGCTGTAGAGAAAATAGGTACAGTAACCGATATGCCACTGGAAAATGAAAGAGGAGCACCCCTTGAATTAAATACAAACAGCCAGGGCATGGAAGTAGCCATCAAAGATCTCCGGTATCAGTATGCAATGGGCGACAAAGCATTGGAAGGTGTTAGCTTCACGATCAAAGCTGGTGAAAAAGTAGCGATTGCAGGGATGCATGCAGCAGGCAAACACACATTAGCTAAGTTACTGGCAGGTGTTATGACTGATTACACAGGTAGCATTACCTACAATCAGATTTCCTTGCGGGATATTCATCCGAGTTCCCTGCGACCTATTGTATCCAACTATTTGTTTGAAGATGCAGTTTTTTCTGGTTCTATTCTTGAGAATGTAGCAATGAATCGTCCAGGTATCAGCTATGAAGATGTCCGCTGGGCACTGACTAATGTCGGTCTGCAACATTATATGAACAAATTACCGGAAGGTCTCTATACGCATATTGGTGCAGATGGACAACATCCTTCAGAAGGGGTTACACATAAAATACTCTTTGCCAGAGCCATTGTTTCCAAACCCAAACTACTGGTAGTAAAGGATACTCTACCTGAAATGTGTCGTACAGACCGTACTCAACTGATTCAGTTTATGACCAGTCGCGAAATGCCATGGACGCTGGTTGTAGTAAGTAATGATGCTATGCTGCTGTCACAATGTGATAAGGTTCTTGTTTTTGATGACGGGCATCTGGTTACCCAGGGTTCGTATCAGCAAGTGAAGGATCATCCTGTATTGCGGGAAGCCATTTTGCAGGATTAA